In one Erythrobacteraceae bacterium WH01K genomic region, the following are encoded:
- a CDS encoding 3-hydroxyacyl-CoA dehydrogenase NAD-binding domain-containing protein yields the protein MTSPIRTVRHDDVLVIISDNPPVNALGQKVREGLKQGIEEALSDDSVKAVVIRCDGRTFFAGADITEFGKPPVGPNLPETLDAMEASDKPVIAAIHGTALGGGCEVALACHYRVAVPSAKLGLPEVKLGLIPGAAGTQRLPRVVGVENALPIVVQGNPISAGKALDIGLLDKILDEDSLEADAIAFARSRIGSPVQRSSEGTAHEDGIKNPSLFDEFRAKHARKIRGVHAPEAAIQAVKAATEMDYADGVRKERELFSELMGGTQSAAMRHYFFSERAANKIDDIDPSTRPIEIAKVGIIGAGTMGGGIAMNFLSAGIPVTMLEMKQEALDRGTGVIRKNYERTAARGRMKPEQVEQAMGRLSTTLDYADLSDCDLVIEAVYESMDVKKDVFGKLDDVMKPGAILASNTSYLDVDEIAQATKRPGYVLGLHFFSPANIMKLLEIVRGAETRDDVLLTAMKLSKTIGKVAVVSGVCHGFIGNRMLSPRQEQANALILEGANYWDVDDVLLEFGFPMGPFQMADLAGIDIGWHRDPTKVTTLREALCAAERFGQKNGKGFYDYDEARNRSPSEEVQAIIKDFAAKAGHTQREISADEIRERLLYPMVNEGALILDEGMAQRASDIDVVWINGYGWPLTTGGPMFWADTIGLDTVVAGLKNHDLPVSDYLRAKAEEGGSFN from the coding sequence ATGACTTCACCGATCCGCACAGTGCGACACGACGACGTCCTGGTCATCATATCGGACAACCCGCCGGTGAACGCGCTGGGCCAGAAGGTTCGCGAAGGCCTCAAACAGGGCATCGAGGAAGCCCTGTCGGACGACAGCGTGAAGGCGGTTGTCATCCGCTGCGACGGCCGGACCTTTTTCGCTGGCGCCGATATCACCGAATTCGGCAAGCCGCCCGTCGGCCCGAATCTGCCCGAAACGCTCGATGCGATGGAGGCCAGCGACAAGCCCGTGATTGCGGCGATCCATGGCACGGCCCTTGGCGGCGGCTGCGAGGTCGCGCTCGCCTGTCACTACCGCGTGGCGGTGCCAAGCGCGAAGCTCGGTTTGCCCGAGGTGAAACTCGGCCTGATACCGGGGGCCGCTGGCACACAGCGCCTGCCCCGCGTGGTCGGCGTGGAGAACGCCCTTCCCATAGTCGTCCAGGGAAATCCGATTTCGGCCGGCAAGGCACTGGATATCGGCCTGCTCGACAAGATTTTGGACGAAGACAGCCTCGAAGCGGACGCGATTGCCTTCGCCCGCTCGCGCATTGGCAGCCCCGTGCAGCGCAGTTCGGAAGGGACCGCGCATGAGGACGGCATCAAGAACCCCTCCCTTTTCGACGAGTTTCGGGCCAAGCATGCCCGGAAAATCCGCGGCGTCCATGCTCCCGAGGCGGCCATCCAGGCTGTTAAGGCGGCTACCGAGATGGACTATGCCGACGGGGTCCGGAAGGAACGGGAACTGTTCAGCGAACTGATGGGCGGCACGCAAAGTGCGGCAATGCGCCACTATTTCTTTTCCGAGCGCGCAGCCAACAAGATCGACGACATCGATCCCTCCACCCGCCCGATCGAAATCGCAAAAGTCGGCATCATCGGCGCAGGCACCATGGGTGGCGGCATCGCCATGAACTTCCTTTCCGCCGGCATCCCGGTCACCATGCTCGAAATGAAACAGGAAGCGCTGGATCGGGGAACAGGCGTCATCCGCAAGAATTACGAGCGCACTGCGGCCCGCGGGCGGATGAAGCCGGAACAGGTCGAACAGGCGATGGGCCGGCTGTCGACGACGCTCGACTATGCCGATCTCAGCGACTGCGACCTGGTGATCGAAGCCGTCTACGAAAGCATGGACGTCAAGAAGGACGTCTTCGGCAAGCTCGACGACGTGATGAAGCCAGGCGCGATCCTTGCGTCGAACACCAGCTACCTCGATGTGGACGAGATTGCACAGGCGACGAAGCGCCCCGGATATGTGCTGGGCCTTCATTTCTTCTCGCCGGCCAACATCATGAAGCTGCTGGAGATCGTGCGCGGCGCAGAAACGCGCGACGATGTCCTGCTCACCGCTATGAAACTGTCCAAGACGATCGGGAAAGTGGCCGTCGTGTCAGGCGTATGCCATGGCTTCATCGGCAACCGCATGCTCAGCCCGCGGCAGGAACAGGCCAATGCCCTCATCCTCGAGGGTGCGAATTACTGGGATGTCGATGATGTCCTGCTCGAATTCGGCTTTCCCATGGGACCGTTCCAGATGGCCGATCTGGCGGGCATCGATATCGGTTGGCACCGCGACCCGACCAAGGTCACGACCCTACGCGAGGCGCTGTGCGCCGCGGAACGCTTCGGACAGAAAAACGGAAAAGGCTTCTACGACTACGACGAAGCACGCAATCGGAGCCCTTCCGAAGAGGTTCAGGCGATCATCAAGGATTTCGCCGCTAAAGCCGGCCACACCCAACGCGAAATATCGGCCGATGAAATTCGCGAGCGCCTGCTTTATCCGATGGTCAACGAAGGGGCGCTGATCCTGGATGAAGGCATGGCGCAGCGTGCAAGCGACATCGATGTCGTGTGGATCAACGGTTACGGCTGGCCGCTGACCACAGGGGGGCCGATGTTCTGGGCAGACACGATTGGTCTCGACACGGTCGTTGCCGGGCTTAAGAATCACGATTTGCCGGTAAGCGACTACCTGCGAGCGAAGGCAGAAGAGGGCGGAAGCTTCAACTGA
- a CDS encoding serine hydrolase — MPIPFECADPAELGFDASRLERIPQFLKSGYVENGRLPMTQLMVARDGRPVFYDAQGTMGEDREGLRDEAIFRIASMTKPVTSVAFMQLVEQCRIALEDPVAKVIPELADLRVYAGGGGSVPFTPGERAKPMRFVDLLTHMSGLTYGLQNRTNIDAVYRDHNLDFARNRHDSDEYVEILSRLPLEFAPGHGWNYSVSTDVLGIAVERLSGMRLGEYFRQYIFEPLGMTDTAFGVAPDQAERLVDAYQYIPGKAPRMIDGGRQSSLTQGGKFDSGGGGLCGTIADYHRFAAMLLNEGTLGDARILSPKTIRLMRTNHLPGGADLTEISSSLFSEANNAGTGFGLGFAMVIDPARTLMPSSPGEFYWGGAYSTAFFVDPLEGITMVFMTQVYPSSIYPIRRQLKTLIYSALTESRA, encoded by the coding sequence ATGCCGATACCCTTCGAATGCGCCGATCCGGCGGAACTGGGTTTTGATGCCTCGCGACTGGAGCGCATCCCGCAGTTCCTGAAATCCGGGTATGTCGAAAACGGCCGCCTGCCCATGACACAGCTGATGGTCGCACGCGATGGCAGGCCCGTGTTCTATGACGCGCAAGGGACCATGGGCGAAGATCGCGAGGGATTGAGGGACGAGGCGATCTTCCGGATCGCGTCCATGACGAAACCGGTGACCTCCGTCGCTTTTATGCAATTGGTCGAACAATGCCGGATCGCCCTGGAAGATCCGGTTGCCAAGGTAATCCCCGAACTCGCCGATCTGCGCGTCTATGCAGGTGGCGGCGGGTCCGTGCCCTTCACGCCGGGCGAGCGGGCCAAGCCCATGCGGTTCGTCGACCTGCTAACGCACATGTCGGGCCTGACCTACGGCTTGCAGAACCGGACGAATATCGATGCCGTCTACCGCGACCATAATCTGGATTTCGCGAGAAACCGGCACGATTCCGACGAATATGTCGAAATACTGTCCAGGCTCCCGCTTGAATTCGCACCGGGCCATGGCTGGAATTATTCGGTATCGACCGATGTTCTGGGCATCGCGGTCGAGCGCCTGTCGGGCATGCGGCTGGGGGAATATTTCCGGCAATATATTTTCGAACCGCTGGGCATGACCGATACGGCATTCGGAGTTGCACCGGATCAGGCGGAGCGGCTCGTGGACGCCTACCAGTACATCCCCGGCAAGGCACCGCGAATGATAGACGGCGGCAGGCAGAGCAGCCTGACACAGGGCGGAAAATTCGACAGCGGCGGCGGCGGATTATGCGGAACGATCGCCGATTATCACCGCTTCGCCGCCATGCTTCTGAACGAAGGAACATTGGGAGACGCCCGGATCCTGAGCCCGAAGACCATTCGCCTGATGCGGACCAATCACCTGCCCGGCGGCGCCGACCTGACCGAAATATCGAGCAGCCTGTTTTCCGAGGCGAACAATGCCGGCACCGGTTTCGGTCTGGGTTTCGCCATGGTCATCGACCCGGCCAGGACCCTGATGCCTTCCAGCCCCGGCGAATTCTACTGGGGCGGTGCCTATTCGACCGCCTTCTTCGTCGATCCGCTGGAGGGGATCACCATGGTCTTCATGACGCAGGTCTACCCCTCCAGCATCTATCCCATTCGCCGCCAGCTGAAGACGCTGATCTATTCCGCGCTGACGGAAAGCCGCGCCTGA
- a CDS encoding class I adenylate-forming enzyme family protein: MSEIASTVAAGAQWTAPAGWPASSLPEIEAALCAPGATFEMETHDIRGVPTRTWKNAPPSLRALADHARSHGERLMTIFEDERVPYEAWYRAVAALAGELQSCGVGKGDRVALAMRNLPEWPVAFFAATSIGAICVPLNAWWTGQELAYGLSDSGARLLICDAERWERIAPERSECPDLEHVLVSRAGALDGDARALESIIGTPHEWGDLPDTSIPDVAIAPDDPATIFYTSGTTGQPKGALGSHRNLTTNILSSAYAAARGLLRRGEAIPAPAPKVGLTVIPLFHVTACSAGLMGQVFSGHTFIYMHRWDAVEAFGIIEREKVNITGGVPTIAWQMIEHPERDNFDLSSLEAIAYGGAPAAPELVRKIHETFGCMPGNGWGMTETMATVTSHSAEDYLHRPQSAGPPVPVSDIKVVDKQGNALPPGEIGTLHARGPQVVMGYWGRPDATAETFRDGWVDTGDLARIDEEGFCYIVDRAKDMVIRGGENIYSSEVENVLYDHPAVTDAAVLGRPHRTLGEEPVAMVHLAPGTEADEAELMAWVAARLAKFKVPVRILFAEEMLPRNANGKILKKDLKAMFEEA, encoded by the coding sequence TTGAGTGAGATCGCATCGACGGTAGCAGCCGGCGCGCAGTGGACGGCGCCTGCGGGTTGGCCGGCCAGTTCCTTGCCAGAGATAGAAGCGGCTCTCTGCGCCCCGGGCGCGACGTTCGAGATGGAGACTCACGACATTCGCGGCGTGCCCACCCGCACGTGGAAAAACGCGCCCCCGTCGCTGCGCGCCCTGGCCGATCACGCACGCAGTCATGGCGAGCGCCTGATGACCATCTTCGAGGACGAGCGTGTCCCGTACGAAGCGTGGTACCGTGCGGTCGCTGCGCTGGCAGGGGAATTGCAGTCCTGTGGTGTCGGGAAGGGCGACCGAGTGGCGCTGGCGATGCGCAACCTGCCGGAATGGCCCGTGGCGTTCTTTGCCGCGACCTCGATCGGCGCGATCTGCGTTCCGCTGAACGCATGGTGGACAGGGCAGGAGCTGGCTTACGGCCTGTCGGACTCCGGCGCCCGTCTCCTGATTTGCGATGCCGAGCGATGGGAACGCATCGCGCCCGAACGCAGCGAATGTCCGGACCTTGAGCACGTACTGGTATCCCGGGCCGGGGCCCTGGACGGCGATGCGCGGGCGCTGGAAAGCATAATCGGGACGCCGCACGAATGGGGCGACCTGCCCGACACATCCATACCCGACGTCGCAATCGCGCCGGACGATCCCGCAACGATTTTCTACACCAGCGGAACGACCGGCCAGCCGAAGGGGGCCCTGGGAAGTCATCGCAACCTGACCACCAACATCCTCTCCAGCGCCTATGCGGCGGCGCGCGGACTGTTGCGCCGGGGCGAAGCCATTCCTGCTCCCGCGCCCAAGGTCGGACTGACGGTCATACCCCTGTTCCACGTCACCGCCTGTTCCGCCGGCCTGATGGGTCAGGTCTTTTCGGGGCATACGTTCATCTACATGCATCGCTGGGATGCAGTGGAGGCATTCGGCATCATCGAACGCGAAAAGGTCAACATTACCGGCGGCGTACCGACCATCGCCTGGCAGATGATCGAGCATCCGGAGCGGGACAATTTCGACCTCTCGAGCCTGGAGGCGATTGCCTATGGCGGTGCGCCGGCAGCGCCGGAACTGGTCCGGAAGATTCATGAAACCTTCGGATGCATGCCCGGCAATGGCTGGGGCATGACGGAGACCATGGCGACGGTCACCAGCCATTCGGCGGAGGACTATCTGCATCGCCCGCAAAGCGCCGGTCCGCCGGTCCCGGTCAGCGACATCAAGGTTGTCGACAAGCAGGGCAACGCGCTCCCCCCCGGTGAAATCGGCACGCTCCATGCGCGCGGCCCGCAGGTCGTGATGGGCTATTGGGGGCGACCCGATGCGACGGCGGAAACCTTCCGCGATGGCTGGGTCGACACCGGCGATCTTGCCCGCATCGACGAAGAAGGCTTCTGCTACATCGTCGACCGGGCGAAGGACATGGTGATCCGCGGAGGAGAGAACATCTATTCCTCCGAAGTGGAGAACGTCCTCTACGATCATCCCGCAGTCACCGATGCCGCCGTTCTGGGCCGGCCGCACCGCACGTTGGGCGAGGAACCGGTGGCGATGGTACACCTGGCGCCCGGTACTGAAGCGGACGAGGCAGAGCTCATGGCATGGGTCGCGGCCCGTCTCGCGAAATTCAAGGTGCCTGTCCGCATCCTGTTTGCGGAAGAAATGTTGCCGCGAAACGCCAATGGCAAGATCCTGAAGAAGGACCTCAAAGCCATGTTCGAAGAGGCCTGA
- a CDS encoding acetyl-CoA acetyltransferase — protein MTDELDPRTPVVIGVGQASERLDDPGYAALSPMDLGGKALGAAIADAQARGDVAGAIDVLAAIRQFEISTPAAVAPFGRADNPPRAIARRVGANPARAILEYVGGQGPQKLVGELAQEIADGRADMAAIVGAEAISTTLALAAKGEKPDWREEIGGQLEDRGFGMKGLLDQTLIAHGVRGAIPAYALMENARRSVLGRSLEEHRDHMAELFAPFTKVAAGNPHAASPKEKSADVIATPTQRNRIVAEPYTKDMIARDQVNQAAAIVIASVGKARELGIPPDRWVHIHAATDAREASVLHRADLHLAQSAVDCANAALEIAGIAQGDIDHFDIYSCFPIPVSNLIEAMGIAPDDPRGLTLTGGLPYFGGAGNNYSAHAIAEAVARCRNQPGSTAVVVANGGFMSKYACGIYSTEAADWSRERVRTCPDQPDAVESLDSYSGPATIETYTIQHGREGASGTIVARIPGGQRVAAVPADADALSLLEGGEPFGMSVTIAMADGKNDFRHAGAQAQQG, from the coding sequence ATGACCGACGAACTCGACCCGCGCACCCCGGTTGTCATCGGTGTGGGACAGGCTTCGGAAAGGCTGGACGATCCCGGCTATGCCGCTCTTTCGCCGATGGACCTCGGCGGGAAGGCATTGGGCGCCGCGATTGCCGATGCGCAGGCAAGAGGCGATGTCGCAGGCGCAATCGATGTGCTTGCAGCCATAAGGCAATTCGAGATTTCGACCCCTGCAGCGGTGGCTCCATTCGGACGGGCCGACAATCCGCCGCGCGCGATTGCACGGCGCGTGGGCGCAAATCCCGCGCGCGCAATTCTCGAATATGTCGGCGGGCAGGGGCCGCAGAAACTGGTTGGCGAGCTTGCGCAGGAAATAGCCGACGGACGGGCGGACATGGCCGCCATCGTCGGGGCGGAGGCCATTTCCACCACGCTCGCGCTGGCAGCGAAGGGCGAAAAACCCGACTGGCGCGAGGAGATCGGCGGGCAGTTGGAGGATCGCGGCTTCGGAATGAAGGGCCTGCTCGACCAGACGCTGATCGCACACGGGGTGCGCGGTGCGATCCCGGCCTATGCGCTGATGGAAAACGCGCGGCGCAGCGTGCTCGGCCGCTCGCTCGAGGAGCATCGGGACCACATGGCCGAGCTGTTCGCGCCGTTCACCAAAGTCGCGGCCGGCAATCCACATGCAGCGTCGCCGAAGGAGAAATCGGCAGACGTCATCGCGACACCGACGCAGCGCAACCGCATCGTGGCCGAACCCTATACGAAGGACATGATCGCGCGCGATCAGGTGAACCAGGCTGCGGCCATCGTGATTGCCTCTGTCGGCAAAGCTCGAGAGCTGGGCATTCCGCCCGACCGCTGGGTGCATATCCACGCCGCGACCGACGCGAGGGAAGCGAGCGTACTGCACCGCGCCGATCTCCACCTAGCGCAAAGCGCGGTCGATTGCGCCAATGCTGCACTGGAAATCGCCGGAATAGCCCAAGGCGACATCGATCATTTTGACATCTACAGCTGTTTCCCGATTCCCGTATCCAACCTGATCGAGGCGATGGGGATAGCGCCGGACGATCCGCGCGGGCTCACCCTGACAGGCGGGCTGCCCTATTTCGGCGGCGCGGGTAACAATTACTCGGCCCATGCTATCGCCGAGGCGGTCGCGCGCTGCCGAAACCAGCCGGGCAGCACCGCGGTGGTCGTCGCCAATGGCGGCTTCATGAGCAAATATGCCTGCGGCATCTATTCCACCGAAGCCGCGGACTGGTCACGCGAGAGGGTGCGAACCTGCCCCGACCAGCCGGACGCCGTGGAAAGCCTCGACAGTTATTCCGGCCCTGCAACCATCGAAACCTATACGATCCAGCACGGGCGCGAAGGTGCATCGGGCACCATCGTCGCGCGCATCCCGGGCGGGCAGAGGGTCGCTGCCGTCCCTGCGGATGCCGACGCGCTGTCCCTGCTGGAGGGCGGCGAGCCGTTCGGGATGTCGGTGACCATCGCGATGGCCGACGGGAAGAATGACTTCCGGCACGCGGGGGCCCAGGCGCAGCAGGGTTGA
- a CDS encoding MaoC family dehydratase: protein MAGRYFDEWSVGDRIEHEIRRTVTETDNLLFTTMTHNAQPLHLDLEAAKASEFGQILVNGTFTFSLMVGVSVGDTTLGTLVANLGYDKLVHPKPTFIGDTLRATSEVTELRESKSRPGAGIVTFRHECLNQRDEIVCSCLRMALLKKKGA from the coding sequence ATGGCAGGCCGGTATTTCGACGAATGGAGTGTGGGCGACAGGATCGAACACGAGATCCGGCGCACGGTTACCGAGACCGACAATCTGCTCTTCACGACCATGACGCACAATGCACAGCCGTTGCACCTCGATCTGGAGGCGGCGAAAGCGAGCGAGTTCGGGCAGATCCTGGTCAACGGAACCTTCACCTTCTCCCTCATGGTCGGGGTCAGCGTGGGCGATACGACCCTGGGCACGCTGGTGGCCAATCTGGGATATGACAAGCTGGTCCATCCCAAACCCACCTTCATCGGCGATACCCTGCGTGCCACCAGCGAGGTGACCGAGCTTCGGGAAAGCAAGTCCCGGCCCGGAGCGGGCATCGTCACGTTCCGACACGAATGCCTGAACCAGCGTGACGAAATCGTGTGCAGTTGCCTGCGAATGGCGCTCCTCAAGAAAAAGGGAGCCTGA
- a CDS encoding CoA ester lyase — protein sequence MKMRSWLFAPGDSEKKMGKAAASDADIAIFDLEDAVAPEVKTDARKMVADSLSGAGDRERLWVRINPLDTDMPLADLAAVMPARPGGIMLPKAEGPEQVARLDNYLSAFEVANGVEAGSTPVMALVTETAASMFEAGNYANAPRLAAMSWGAEDLSDSIGAQANVDEAGEYDPAYILARTLCLLGAARAGVPAIETIATDFRDLDGLAKRATTVRRQGFGGMLAIHPAQIGPINEAFTPAETEIEEARKVVALFEDNPGVGTIGRGGKMYDRPHLSRARQLLAALDD from the coding sequence ATGAAGATGCGCAGCTGGCTGTTCGCCCCGGGCGATAGCGAGAAGAAAATGGGCAAGGCAGCCGCGAGCGATGCCGATATCGCCATCTTCGATCTTGAGGACGCGGTCGCGCCCGAGGTCAAAACCGATGCTCGCAAGATGGTCGCTGATAGTCTTTCAGGCGCAGGCGATCGCGAGCGGCTATGGGTTCGCATCAATCCGCTCGATACCGATATGCCGTTGGCCGACCTCGCTGCTGTCATGCCTGCGCGGCCGGGCGGTATCATGCTGCCCAAGGCGGAAGGGCCCGAGCAGGTCGCGCGGCTCGATAATTACCTCTCCGCGTTCGAGGTCGCCAACGGGGTCGAGGCCGGTTCGACGCCGGTCATGGCGCTGGTCACGGAAACCGCTGCATCTATGTTCGAAGCCGGCAATTATGCAAATGCACCGCGGCTGGCGGCGATGAGTTGGGGGGCGGAGGATCTTTCAGATTCCATCGGGGCGCAGGCCAATGTGGACGAGGCGGGAGAATACGACCCCGCCTATATCCTCGCCCGTACCCTATGCCTCTTGGGCGCGGCGAGGGCAGGCGTCCCGGCAATCGAGACGATCGCAACCGACTTCCGCGATCTGGACGGGCTGGCGAAGCGTGCGACGACTGTCCGGCGGCAGGGTTTCGGCGGGATGCTCGCCATTCACCCGGCGCAGATCGGCCCGATCAACGAGGCCTTCACGCCTGCCGAGACCGAAATCGAGGAAGCGCGCAAGGTCGTTGCCCTGTTCGAGGACAATCCCGGTGTCGGCACGATCGGCCGCGGCGGCAAGATGTACGACCGCCCGCATCTGTCACGCGCCCGGCAATTGCTGGCCGCGCTTGACGACTGA
- a CDS encoding 3'(2'),5'-bisphosphate nucleotidase CysQ has product MTPADMNDAQLAAHLAHHAGRILMQVREAGVFEGKALGNAGDETANQFLVHALRHLRPDDGLLSEESKDTRDRLSKERVWIVDPVDGTREYGEARTDWAVHVALAVGGRPETGAVALPGLDLVLRTDEPQAVPAAADKPRLVVSRTRPAKEAVAVSEAIGGELVGMGSAGAKAMAVVRGEAEIYLHTGGQYEWDSCAPAAVALAHGLHASRVDGSPLDYNQADTYMPDLLICRPEWAERVLAEVARL; this is encoded by the coding sequence ATGACACCCGCCGACATGAACGACGCGCAGCTGGCCGCGCATCTCGCCCATCACGCGGGCCGCATCCTGATGCAGGTGCGCGAAGCAGGCGTGTTCGAAGGCAAGGCGCTGGGCAATGCAGGCGATGAAACCGCCAACCAGTTCCTCGTCCATGCGCTGCGGCATCTGCGTCCCGATGACGGCCTGCTGTCCGAAGAAAGCAAGGACACCCGGGACCGCCTGTCGAAGGAACGTGTCTGGATCGTCGATCCGGTCGACGGCACCCGCGAATATGGGGAGGCGCGCACCGACTGGGCCGTCCATGTCGCGCTGGCGGTCGGCGGCAGGCCGGAAACGGGTGCCGTCGCGCTGCCCGGTCTCGACCTGGTGCTGCGAACAGACGAACCACAGGCAGTTCCCGCCGCAGCGGACAAGCCGCGCCTCGTCGTCAGTCGCACGCGCCCTGCCAAGGAAGCGGTTGCCGTTTCGGAGGCCATCGGCGGCGAACTTGTCGGCATGGGCAGCGCGGGGGCGAAAGCGATGGCGGTCGTGCGAGGAGAGGCGGAAATCTACCTCCACACGGGCGGCCAGTACGAGTGGGACAGCTGTGCGCCCGCTGCGGTGGCACTGGCGCATGGCCTGCATGCCAGCCGCGTCGATGGCAGCCCTCTCGACTACAACCAGGCCGACACCTACATGCCCGACCTGCTGATCTGCCGCCCCGAATGGGCCGAGCGGGTACTGGCCGAAGTGGCCAGGCTTTAA
- the cysN gene encoding sulfate adenylyltransferase subunit CysN, translated as MTEQAASTDPVYKTDALIAEDIDAYLDAHQNKTMLRFITCGSVDDGKSTLIGRLLYDSKMIFEDQLAALENDSKRVGTQGQDIDFALLVDGLAAEREQGITIDVAYRFFATEKRKFIVADCPGHEQYTRNMVTGASTADLAVILIDARKGVLVQTRRHSFLCKQLGIRNIVLAVNKMDLVDYDQSTFETIVADYRVFAKDIGIEDFTAIPMSGLAGDNITDRSDNTGWYDGPTLLEELEGVEVLSAVNASKPFRMPVQWVNRPNLDFRGFSGLIATGTIAPGDTVRSLPSGKTSTVKSIVTWEGELEEAQAGQSVTITLEDEIDCSRGDVLATADAPPEVSDQFEATLVWMDDEPMTPGRAYCLKLGTQNVSVTVQAPKYEINVNDPGNTGSHLAAKTLELNSIGVAEITTDKPVVFEAYEDNRALGGFILVDKITNRTVAAGMLHFSLRRAQNVHWQATDIGRKHHAGLKNQTPRVLWFTGLSGSGKSTIANEVEKRLSLMNRHTFLLDGDNIRHGLNKDLGFTDSDRIENIRRIGEVAKLMADAGLIVLTAFISPFRAERRMVRDMLPEGEFIEIFVDTPLEVAEERDVKGLYKKARAGDLKNFTGIDSPYEEPENAEIRVNTVEMTPEEAARYIVDQIMPLK; from the coding sequence GACGCGCTGATCGCGGAAGACATCGACGCCTATCTCGATGCGCACCAGAACAAGACCATGCTGCGTTTCATCACCTGCGGGAGCGTGGACGATGGAAAGTCGACCCTGATCGGGCGGCTGCTGTACGATTCGAAGATGATCTTCGAAGACCAGCTTGCCGCGCTGGAGAACGATTCCAAGCGCGTCGGCACGCAGGGGCAGGACATCGATTTCGCCCTGCTGGTCGACGGTCTCGCGGCGGAGCGCGAACAGGGCATCACGATCGATGTCGCCTACCGCTTCTTCGCGACCGAGAAACGCAAGTTCATCGTCGCGGATTGTCCGGGCCACGAACAATATACGCGCAATATGGTCACGGGCGCCAGCACTGCCGACCTAGCCGTGATCCTGATTGATGCGAGGAAGGGCGTTCTCGTCCAGACGCGCCGCCACAGCTTCCTGTGCAAGCAGCTGGGCATCCGCAATATCGTGCTGGCGGTGAACAAGATGGATCTCGTCGATTACGACCAGTCCACCTTCGAAACCATCGTTGCCGATTATCGCGTCTTCGCAAAGGACATCGGGATCGAGGATTTTACCGCCATCCCCATGTCGGGCCTGGCGGGCGACAACATCACCGACCGGTCGGACAATACCGGATGGTATGACGGCCCGACCCTGCTGGAAGAGCTGGAAGGCGTCGAGGTGCTGAGCGCGGTCAACGCGTCCAAGCCCTTCCGCATGCCGGTGCAGTGGGTGAACAGGCCCAATCTCGACTTCCGCGGTTTCTCCGGCCTGATCGCAACCGGGACGATCGCGCCGGGCGACACCGTCCGCTCGCTCCCGTCGGGCAAGACCAGCACGGTCAAGTCCATCGTCACTTGGGAAGGCGAACTGGAGGAAGCACAGGCCGGCCAGTCCGTGACCATCACGCTGGAAGACGAGATCGACTGCTCGCGCGGCGACGTGCTGGCGACCGCCGATGCTCCGCCCGAGGTGTCCGACCAGTTCGAGGCGACGCTGGTGTGGATGGATGACGAGCCGATGACGCCGGGCCGGGCCTACTGTCTCAAGCTGGGCACGCAGAACGTCTCCGTGACGGTGCAGGCGCCGAAATACGAGATCAACGTCAACGACCCGGGCAATACGGGATCGCATCTCGCTGCCAAGACATTGGAGCTCAACTCCATCGGCGTGGCCGAGATCACGACCGACAAGCCGGTGGTGTTCGAAGCCTATGAAGACAACCGAGCGCTGGGCGGTTTCATCCTTGTCGACAAAATTACGAACCGGACTGTGGCAGCCGGGATGCTGCATTTCAGCCTTCGCCGTGCGCAAAACGTGCACTGGCAGGCGACCGATATCGGGCGCAAGCACCATGCAGGGCTGAAGAACCAGACGCCGCGCGTCCTGTGGTTCACCGGCCTGTCGGGCAGCGGAAAATCGACCATCGCCAACGAGGTGGAAAAGCGCCTCAGCCTGATGAACCGGCACACCTTCCTGCTGGATGGCGACAATATCCGCCACGGCCTGAACAAGGATCTGGGCTTCACCGACAGCGACCGGATCGAGAATATCCGCCGCATCGGCGAAGTGGCGAAGCTGATGGCCGATGCGGGCCTGATCGTGCTGACCGCCTTCATCAGCCCCTTCCGCGCGGAACGCCGGATGGTGCGCGACATGCTGCCCGAAGGCGAGTTCATCGAGATCTTCGTCGACACCCCTCTGGAGGTCGCCGAGGAACGCGATGTGAAGGGTCTCTACAAGAAGGCCCGCGCAGGCGATCTCAAGAACTTCACCGGGATCGACAGCCCGTATGAAGAGCCGGAGAATGCCGAGATCCGCGTCAACACGGTCGAGATGACGCCGGAAGAGGCCGCGCGTTATATCGTCGACCAGATCATGCCGCTGAAATGA